Genomic DNA from Vreelandella subglaciescola:
CTGAAGCAGCTGGGCATCGCCAACGCCTGGCAGCAACCCACCAACGCCTGGGGATTTTCCACCGTAGGCATCGAGGCACTCGCCGAACACGCCGACGCCCGGCTGGTCGTGGTCAAACCGCTGCCCAGTGGCGTCAAGCCTGCCCTTGCGCAAAGCGGGCTGTGGCACCATCTGCCAAGCGTGAAGCGGGACGACGTTATCATGCTGCCCCCGGCATGGAGCTTTGGCGCCCTACCCTCCGCCCAGCGCTTTGCCCGGCTGCTGAGCGATGCGTTGACAACACCAACGGCTATTCAGCGCCGACTATCCAGCGGCAGGTAAATCGGCTAGCTTAGGAAGCTGTTGAGCACAAACACGTCACCAGCGAGGGAACGCCATGACGCTTGCGATAGTTGCCACCCGGGCAGGGCTGGGCCTTGAAGCGCCGCCGGTTCAGGTAGAAGTGCATCTGGCTAACGGCCTGCCGGGGCTAACGCTTGTCGGCCTGCCCGAAGCCGCGGTGAAGGAAAGCCGCGAGCGGGTGCGTAGCGCGCTGGTCAACGCCGGCTTTGATTTTCCCAATACCCGACGGATTACCCTCAACCTCGCCCCGGCGGACTTGCCCAAGGAAGGCGGGCGCTTTGATTTGCCCATTGCGCTGGGCATTCTCGCCGCCTCCGGCCAGCTGCCGGTGGAGGCGCTCGAAGGAATGGAGTGCGCCGGCGAGCTGGCGCTTGACGGCAAACTGCGCGCCGTTCCCGGCGTGTTGCCACTGGCGCTTGCCACCAAAGCCGCCGGCCGTCAGCTGATCATCCCCCGCGCCTGCGCCGATGAAGCCGCTTTGGCCGGGCGCGGCCTGACCGTGCTACCGGCGGACTCGCTGTGGGAAGTGGTCGCCCACCTGCTCGACCAGCAGCGTATTACCCCGCACCAGCTTCCCGCACCGCCCGCCGCGACCGAACCCATGGCCGATCTGGCCGACGTGCGCGGCCAGCAGCAGGCGCGCCGAGCGCTGGAGGTCGCCGCGGCTGGCGGCCATAATTTAATTTTCGCTGGTCCTCCTGGAACAGGCAAAACCATGCTGGCCAGCCGCCTGCCGGGCATTTTGCCGCCGCTTTCCGATGACGATGCGCTGGCCGTGGCCGCGGTGCGCTCGGTATGTGGTCTGCCGCTGGAAAAACACTGGGGGCAGCGCCCGTTTCGCCAACCCCACCACAGCGCCAGCGCCGCCGCGCTGGTAGGCGGCGGTTCAAAACCCAAACCCGGCGAAATCTCGCTGGCGCACCACGGCGTATTGTTTCTCGATGAACTGCCGGAATTCTCCCGCCACGTGCTGGAAGTGCTAAGACAGCCGCTGGAAACCGGGGAAATTCATCTGGCACGCGCCAGCCACGAGCGCCGCTATCCGGCCAATTTCCAGCTCGTCGCGGCGATGAATCCCTGCCCCTGCGGGCACCTGGGCGACCCGCGCATCCGCTGCCAGTGCACCGCCAGCCAGATCCAGCGCTATCAGGCAAGGCTCTCCGGCCCGCTGCTGGACCGCATCGATTTACAGGTGGAAGTGCCGGCGCTGCCACCGGAGCAGCTTACCGCGCAAACCCAGGGCGAATCCTCCGCCGCGGTGCGCGCCCGCGTGCTTGCCGCCCGTGAACGCCAGTCCCAGCGCGGCGCGCTCAACAGCCAGCTCAGTGGCAAAGCGCTTGAAGCCGCCTGCGCGCTGGAGGCCGACGAACGCGCCTGGCTGGCCGACGTGCTGGAAAAACTCAAGCTCTCGGCCCGCGCCTACCACCGGGTGCTGCGGGTCGCGCTCACCCTGGCCGATCTGGAAGGCGCACCCAAACCCACCCAGCCGCATTTCATCGAAGCCATCGGCTACCGCCAGCTCGACCGTCTGCTGAAGGGCCAGTAACGCTGCGTTGAATATCCGTTCGCGTATACCTTGACCGGTTTTGGCTGCGCGGCTAGTCTTGGATCGTGACTTGACCGAAAGGTCAGGAAATGGCGAAACCCTCGCCACAATCCGACGACACATCCAGCCACAACAACAACAAGGTATGGGTATGAACGAGACAACCGCTCGCTCCACCGATATGGACGGCGCAGATAAAACGCGTCGCCTGCCGTTTCTGGACCGCTTTTTCAACGTGACCCAGCGCGGCTCAACGCTAAAAACCGAAATACTCGCCGGCCTTGCCACGTTTCTGGCCGGCATGTACATCATCGTGGTGAATCCGGCCGTGCTCAGCGATGCCGGCATCCCCTTCACCGCCGCGCTGTCGGCCACCGTGCTGATCAGTTTCATGGGCAGCCTGGCCATGGCTTTTTATGCCCGCAACCCCATCCTGGTCGCGCCGGGCATGGGCATGAACGCGCTGTTCACCTACACCCTGGTGCTGGGCGCCGGGCTCAGCTGGGAGGTGGCGCTGGGCTGCGTGTTCTGGTCCGGGGTGATGTTTGCCATTCTGGCCATGTTCAACGTGCGCAAGGCCATCATCGAGGCCATTCCGCTGTCGCTGCGCTATGCGATCACCTGCGGTATCGGGCTGTTCATTACTTTCATCGGGCTGCAAAACGCCGGGTTCATTACCGGAAGCGACGCCACGCTGGTGTCGCTGGGCAATATGGACGCGCATCTGGCGACCTTCTTTCTGGGGCTGATTGCCACCGCGGTGCTGGTGATCATGCGCTTTAACGGCGCGCTGGTGATGGGCATTGCGCTGACCACGCTGGCCGCCATCCCCATGGGGCGTTTGTGGGGCGGCGATGAGGTGATGGTGGCCTGGACAGGGCTTGCCGCCTGGCCGGATTTCAGCGCGGTGATGAAGGTGGATATCATGGGCGCGCTGAAAGTCGCCTACCTGCCGTTCATCTTCGTGATGCTGTTCACCAACTTCTTTGATGCCATGTCGTGCTTTATGGCGCTGTCGGAATCTGCACCGGAGCTCAAGGACGAAGACGGCAATCCGCGCAACCTGCGGCGCTCCATGACCGTCGATGCGTTTTCCTCGATGATTGCCGCACCGCTGGGTACCAGCGCCGCGCAGACGTTCATCGAGTCCGGCGCGGGCGTGGCCCAGGGCGGGCGCACCGGGCTGGTGGCGCTGGTGATTGCGCTGCTGTTCCTGCCGTTCCTGTTTCTCTCACCGCTGCTCACGCTGGTGCCGTCCATTGCTACCGCGCCGGCGCTGGTAATGGTGGGGCTGTTCATGATGGCGCCGATCAGCAAGATCGACTGGGAACACTTTGATCAGGCCTTTCCCGCCTTTCTGGCGATCATCCTGATGCCGCTGACCTACTCGATCACGCTGGGTATTGCCTTCGGTTTTATCAGCTTTGTGCTGATCAAGGTGTGCACCGGGCGCTTTGTCGAGATCAAACCGGCCATGTGGATCACCGCCGCGCTGTCGGTCGTCATGCTCATGACCACCTGATCAGAGGCAGTCCGACCCTCAGCGATCCGCCGCCTGTATAGCCTCGGGCGGCGTGTCCACGGCAGCCGGACGTTGAATGCCGCAGCCCTTGATCACCACTTGAATCAAAAACCGGGTGATATCTTCCAGATCTTCGTCATCGAGTGCCTTACGGCCGGTAATACCCAGCACCTGGGTTTCAAAGTCGGCGTAGTGCTGGGTGGACGACCAGATCAGAAAAATCAGCCACACCGGGTCGACCGGATCCATCAGCCCGCGCTCGGCCCACTGGCGAAACACCGCCGCGCGGTTTTCCACCCAGCCGCGCAGCTCGCCCTGGAGGTATTCCTGCAGGAACGGCGCGCCGCCCAGAATCTCGCTGGCGAACAGCCG
This window encodes:
- a CDS encoding NCS2 family permease, whose product is MNETTARSTDMDGADKTRRLPFLDRFFNVTQRGSTLKTEILAGLATFLAGMYIIVVNPAVLSDAGIPFTAALSATVLISFMGSLAMAFYARNPILVAPGMGMNALFTYTLVLGAGLSWEVALGCVFWSGVMFAILAMFNVRKAIIEAIPLSLRYAITCGIGLFITFIGLQNAGFITGSDATLVSLGNMDAHLATFFLGLIATAVLVIMRFNGALVMGIALTTLAAIPMGRLWGGDEVMVAWTGLAAWPDFSAVMKVDIMGALKVAYLPFIFVMLFTNFFDAMSCFMALSESAPELKDEDGNPRNLRRSMTVDAFSSMIAAPLGTSAAQTFIESGAGVAQGGRTGLVALVIALLFLPFLFLSPLLTLVPSIATAPALVMVGLFMMAPISKIDWEHFDQAFPAFLAIILMPLTYSITLGIAFGFISFVLIKVCTGRFVEIKPAMWITAALSVVMLMTT
- a CDS encoding TetR/AcrR family transcriptional regulator translates to MAKADSTSEHEAGTIRRRNEQAILQAAEDVFSRHGYRGASLQEIARQAGLPKSNVLYYMGSKRKLYVRLLERMMARWNAILDSISPDDDPVEVISAFIRAKIRLSRSHPAGSRLFASEILGGAPFLQEYLQGELRGWVENRAAVFRQWAERGLMDPVDPVWLIFLIWSSTQHYADFETQVLGITGRKALDDEDLEDITRFLIQVVIKGCGIQRPAAVDTPPEAIQAADR
- a CDS encoding YifB family Mg chelatase-like AAA ATPase, with the translated sequence MTLAIVATRAGLGLEAPPVQVEVHLANGLPGLTLVGLPEAAVKESRERVRSALVNAGFDFPNTRRITLNLAPADLPKEGGRFDLPIALGILAASGQLPVEALEGMECAGELALDGKLRAVPGVLPLALATKAAGRQLIIPRACADEAALAGRGLTVLPADSLWEVVAHLLDQQRITPHQLPAPPAATEPMADLADVRGQQQARRALEVAAAGGHNLIFAGPPGTGKTMLASRLPGILPPLSDDDALAVAAVRSVCGLPLEKHWGQRPFRQPHHSASAAALVGGGSKPKPGEISLAHHGVLFLDELPEFSRHVLEVLRQPLETGEIHLARASHERRYPANFQLVAAMNPCPCGHLGDPRIRCQCTASQIQRYQARLSGPLLDRIDLQVEVPALPPEQLTAQTQGESSAAVRARVLAARERQSQRGALNSQLSGKALEAACALEADERAWLADVLEKLKLSARAYHRVLRVALTLADLEGAPKPTQPHFIEAIGYRQLDRLLKGQ